From Brachionichthys hirsutus isolate HB-005 chromosome 2, CSIRO-AGI_Bhir_v1, whole genome shotgun sequence, one genomic window encodes:
- the camkvl gene encoding caM kinase-like vesicle-associated, like codes for MPFGCLALRDGRTYDSMSDVTDKYEIGQVLRAKEFCELCLAKDRQTDKVFVCKKFLKKDGRKVRKAAKNEIMILKLVNHPNILQLIDTFETRKEYFIIQELATGGDVFDWILDQGNYTERDASNVIRQVLEAVAYLHSLNIVHRNLKLENLMYYTENNHNKVVLRDFYLSRFEIGPITEPCGTPEYLAPEVVARHRYGRPVDCWAVGVIMFILLSGNPPFYDETEEENTDLHNRIIFCRIVAGDFEFDSPYWDDISPAAKELVCRLMEVDQMLRITAQDALWHEWIAGNGASEKNLKDGVCAQFEKNFAKAKWRDLKKAIRVTTFMQRLKNSEALHDSATEVRGSEGAGDGEGGVSQGTRDEGDKETSDGGVTSSCVSLEVTVENTPPGMDQDEGSSQGGENHDEIKMSVGPSVGTPPDIREPVCRQSQSEVATKPTQGQPDRVGAKKAAGDATRKMAATFGQNKVVPESRLFPMVMSDPSKLSDNSSGASFDLKHASSTPDPSSKRNMEGILHGPPSTDSAAATASPKERPRMQRGQRDETDENWCQTQVPEAVAERSVAAIGHGPGIDAGLGVRLRNDASPIGRREREARKADRHSAELSIARSDPVSEQGCYTVGSSASLGRHATPYNPDIGAVGIGVAGSYGAPYNPLYMSGGGVGMYGTGLQHGGGGCSTTSDWQMDSVIEQIEKQMAAVLEKIEGDMPSLLEQISDCPAEPQRARSAHASPATCRARSSQHPSAATSSTPPLLPTSPRPALPSLPRLTIPPPSYPPPSPPTQSPSQNAEVQEDMDGQRDAAHSRQSPRMGMDRRL; via the exons GAAGGAGTTCTGTGAGCTGTGCCTGGCTAAGGATAGACAGACGGACAAGGTGTTTGTCTGCAAGAAATTCCTTAAGAAGGACGGCAGGAAAGTCCGCAAGGCTGCCAAGAACGAAATCATGATCCTGAAACT agTCAACCACCCAAACATCCTTCAGCTCATAGATACATTTGAGACCCGCAAAGAATACTTCATCATCCAGGAACT TGCCACAGGAGGAGACGTGTTCGACTGGATTCTGGACCAAGGGAATTACACAGAGAGAGATGCCTCCAATGTCATCAGACAGGTCCTGGAGGCTGTGGCATACTTACACTCCCTCAACATCGTCCATAGGAACCTGAAG CTGGAAAACCTGATGTACTACACagaaaacaaccacaacaaagTAGTTTTGCGAGATTTTTATCTGTCCAGATTTGAGATTGGGCCCATCACAGAGCCTTGCGGAACACCAGAGTACCTGG CCCCCGAGGTCGTGGCTCGTCACCGATATGGACGTCCTGTGGACTGTTGGGCTGTGGGCGTCATTATGTTCATCCT ATTATCAGGTAACCCTCCTTTTTATGatgagacagaggaggagaacacagaTCTTCATAATCGCATTATCTTCTGTCGCATTGTTGCTGGTGACTTTGAGTTTGATTCACCGTACTGGGATGACATTTCACCTGCAG CTAAGGAGCTCGTCTGTCGACTCATGGAGGTGGACCAGATGCTTAGAATCACTGCGCAGGATGCACTTTGGCATGAATG GATTGCAGGAAATGGTGCATCAGAGAAGAACTTAAAGGATGGTGTGTGTGCCCAGTTTGAAAAGAACTTTGCAAAGGCCAAATGGCGG GATTTGAAG AAAGCAATCCGTGTCACGACCTTCATGCAGCGTTTGAAGAATTCAGAGGCACTACATGACAGTGCCACTGAGGTTCGGGGTAGTGAAGGGGCAGGGGATGGTGAAGGGGGTGTTTCTCAAGGGACACGCGATGAGGGAGATAAAGAAACAAGTGATGGAGGGGTGACATCAAGTTGTGTGTCCTTAGAGGTCACTGTTGAAAATACACCACCAGGTATGGACCAGGATGAAGGGAGCAGTCAGGGTGGAGAAAATCATGATGAGATAAAGATGAGCGTAGGCCCATCTGTAGGAACTCCACCAGATATTCGGGAGCCTGTCTGTCGGCAGAGTCAATCAGAGGTCGCCACTAAGCCAACACAGGGACAGCCTGATAGGGTGGGTGCAAAGAAAGCAGCAGGTGATGCAACCAGGAAAATGGCTGCAACCTTTGgtcaaaataaagttgttcCAGAAAGTAGACTGTTCCCTATGGTAATGTCAGACCCTTCCAAGCTGTCAGATAATTCTTCAGGTGCTAGCTTTGACCTAAAGCATGCATCTTCCACCCCTGATCCTAGCAGCAAACGTAACATGGAAGGAATACTCCATGGTCCTCCATCCACTGACTCAGCTGCTGCAACAGCCTCACCAAAGGAGAGGCCACGCAtgcagagaggacagagggacgAGACTGACGAAAACTGGTGTCAGACACAAGTTCCCGAGGCAGTGGCAGAGAGGTCAGTGGCAGCAATAGGGCACGGGCCAGGGATTGATGCAGGATTGGGAGTTAGGTTAAGGAATGATGCTAGCCCCATAGGCAGAAGGGAAAGGGAAGCCAGGAAAGCTGACAGACACAGTGCTGAGTTAAGTATAGCAAGGTCAGATCCTGTATCAGAACAGGGTTGTTACACGGTAGGCAGCTCTGCTAGTTTGGGCCGTCATGCCACTCCATACAACCCAGACATTGGCGCTGTGGGGATCGGGGTAGCAGGGAGTTATGGAGCTCCATATAACCCCCTTTACATGAgtggaggaggggtggggaTGTATGGGACTGGGCTACAACATGGAGGAGGTGGATGCAGCACCACAAGCGACTGGCAAATGGACAGTGTGATCGAGCAGATCGAAAAACAAATGGCCGCCGTGCTAGAAAAAATTGAGGGAGACATGCCCTCATTGCTTGAGCAAATCAGTGACTGCCCGGCTGAACCACAGCGTGCCCGGAGTGCACATGCATCTCCTGCCACCTGTCGTGCACGTTCCTCGCAGCACCCTTCAGCCGCAACCTCATCCACTCCTCCACTTCTTCCAACCTCTCCTAGGCCAGCATTACCATCTCTCCCTCGCCTTACTATCCCTCCTCCCTCCTATCCCCCACCCTCCCCACCTACACAGTCCCCATCCCAAAATGCAGAAGTGCAGGAGGACATGGACGGACAGAGGGACGCTGCGCATTCAAGACAGTCCCCCAGAATGGGGATGGACAGGAGGCTATGA
- the uba1 gene encoding ubiquitin-like modifier-activating enzyme 1: protein MSSSPLSKKRRLSGTETKTGSHCSSSNSVRTDLSHTPANGMAKNGNDAEIDEGLYSRQLYVLGHDAMKRMQNSNVLVSGMRGLGVEIAKNVILGGVRSVTVHDQGVAEWRDLSSQFYLREDDLGKNRAEVSQPRLGELNNYVPVTAYTGSLTEDYLTKFQVVVLTNSTLDEQQQLGELCHRKGVKLIVADTRGLFGQLFCDFGDEMIVYDTNGEQPLSAMISMITKDNPGVVTCLDEARHGFETGDHVTFTEVQGMTELNGCKPVEIKVLGPYTFSICDTAGFMDYVRGGIVSQVKMPKKISFKSISSSVADPEFIMTDFAKFDRPGHLHVGFQAIHAFQKKHNRLPTSWGQADGDELLTLAKELNSAQTGSAKVEQLDEALVKMLAYVAAGDLAPVNAFIGGLAAQEVMKACTGKFTPIIQWLYFDALECLAEEEGAILSEEECAPRNCRYDGQIAVFGTKLQDMLAKQRYFLVGAGAIGCELLKNFAMIGLAAGEGEVIVTDMDTIEKSNLNRQFLFRPSDVTKMKSDTAAAAVKQMNPSVRITGHQNRVGPDTERIYDDDFFESLDGVTNALDNVDARMYMDRRCVYYRKPLLESGTLGTKGNVQVVIPFLTESYSSSQDPPEKSIPICTLKNFPNAIEHTLQWARDEFEGLFKQPPENAMQYLTDQKFMERTLKLPGAQPVEILEAVHKSLVIDCPHSWADCVAWARNHWQCQYSNNIRQLLHNFPPDQLTSSGAPFWSGPKRCPHGLEFSTSNELHMDYIMAGANLFAQTYGVQGSTDRSAVIKILQDIKVPFFTPRSGVKIHVSDQDLQNSNSSVDDSRLEEMKTQLPSPDSSLFKLCPIDFEKDDDTNFHMDFIVAASNLRAENYDIPPTDRHKSKLIAGKIIPAIATTTAAVVGLVCLELIKIVQGHKKLETFKNGFMNLALPFFAFSEPIAAPRHKYYEIDWSLWDRFEVTGLQPNGEEMTLRQFLDYFKNEHKLEITMLSQGVSMLYSFFMPAAKLKERLDLPMTEIVTKVSKKKLGKHVKALVFELCCNDLTDEDVEVPYVRYTIR, encoded by the exons ATGTCCAGCTCGCCGCTGTCCAAGAAGCGTCGCTTGTCAGGAACAGAGACGAAGACGGGATCCCActgctcctcctctaactcTGTCAGAACTGATCTTTCCCATACACCTGCCAAC GGCATGGCTAAAAATGGCAATGATGCTGAGATCGATGAAGGCCTGTACTCCAGACAACT TTATGTGTTGGGCCATGATGCTATGAAACGCATGCAGAACTCCAATGTCCTCGTCTCGGGAATGAGAGGTCTTGGAGTGGAGATTGCAAAGAATGTCATTCTTGGAGGTGTGAGAAGTGTCACTGTACATGACCAAGGAGTTGCAGAATGGAGAGACCTCTCCTCACAG tttTACCTTCGCGAGGATGATTTGGGGAAAAACAGAGCAGAAGTGAGTCAGCCCCGTCTGGGCGAGCTCAACAACTATGTCCCTGTGACGGCCTACACTGGATCCCTCACTGAAGACTACCTGACCAAGTTCCAG GTGGTCGTGCTGACAAATTCCACTCTCGATGAGCAGCAGCAACTGGGGGAGTTATGCCACAGAAAAGGGGTCAAATTGATTGTTGCAGACACCCGTGGTCTTTTTGG CCAGCTTTTTTGCGACTTTGGTGACGAGATGATTGTGTACGATACCAATGGAGAGCAGCCGCTGAGTGCCATGATTTCCATGATTACCAAG GACAATCCGGGTGTTGTGACATGCCTGGATGAAGCTCGCCATGGCTTTGAGACTGGAGACCATGTCACCTTCACAGAGGTTCAGGGTATGACGGAGCTCAATGGCTGTAAGCCAGTGGAAATTAAAGTTCTCG GTCCGTACACCTTCAGCATCTGTGATACAGCTGGATTTATGGATTATGTGAGAGGAGGAATTGTCTCCCAGGTTAAGATGCCCAAGAAGATTTCTTTT AAATCCATTTCTTCCTCCGTGGCTGATCCAGAGTTCATCATGACAGACTTTGCTAAATTTGATCGCCCAGGACATCTACATGTGGGCTTCCAGGCTATCCATGCCTTCCAGAAGAAACACAACCGCCTTCCGACATCTTGGGGCCAG GCTGATGGTGATGAGCTCCTGACATTGGCCAAAGAGTTGAACTCTGCCCAGACGGGGTCGGCCAAAGTGGAGCAGCTGGACGAGGCTCTGGTGAAAATGTTGGCGTACGTTGCTGCTGGCGACTTGGCTCCTGTGAATGCCTTCATCGGCGGTCTAGctgcacaggaagtgatgaag GCGTGTACAGGGAAATTCACACCCATAATCCAGTGGCTGTACTTTGATGCCCTGGAGTGCCTggctgaagaggaaggagcCATTCTCTCAGAGGAAGAGTGTGCCCCT AGGAACTGTCGATACGATGGCCAGATTGCAGTCTTTGGCACAAAGCTGCAGGATATGCTCGCCAAACAGCGTTACTTCCTG GTTGGAGCAGGTGCTATTGGCTGTGAGCTGTTGAAAAACTTTGCCATGATTGGCCTGGCAGCTGGGGAGGGCGAGGTCATCGTGACGGACATGGACACTATAGAGAAGTCCAAcctcaacagacagttcctctTCAGACCCTCCGACGTCACG AAAATGAAGAGCGacaccgctgctgctgcagtgaagcAGATGAACCCTTCCGTCAGAATCACTGGTCACCAGAACCGGGTGGGTCCCGACACGGAGAGGATCTATGATGATGACTTTTTTGAGAGCCTCGATGGAGTGACCAATGCACTTGACAATGTTGATGCAC GTATGTACATGGATCGGCGGTGTGTGTACTACCGTAAACCCTTGCTGGAGTCCGGCACGCTGGGTACAAAAGGCAACGTCCAGGTTGTGATCCCCTTCCTCACAGAGTCCTACAGCTCCAGCCAAGACCCACCTGAGAAGTCTATCCCCATCTGCACCCTAAAGAACTTCCCAAATGCTATTGAGCACACGCTGCAG TGGGCCCGTGATGAGTTTGAGGGCCTGTTCAAACAGCCGCCAGAGAATGCCATGCAGTACCTCAC CGATCAGAAGTTCATGGAGCGTACTCTGAAACTTCCTGGAGCTCAGCCTGTGGAGATTCTGGAGGCTGTTCACAAGAGTCTGGTCATAGACTGCCCCCACAGCTGGGCTGACTGCGTCGCCTGGGCACGCAACCACTGGCAGTGCCAGTACAGCAACAACATCCGCCAATTACTGCACAACTTCCCCCCAGATCAG CTCACGAGCTCTGGTGCCCCCTTCTGGTCTGGCCCAAAGAGATGTCCTCACGGCCTTGAATTCAGCACAAGCAAT gAGCTGCATATGGATTATATAATGGCAGGAGCCAACCTGTTTGCCCAGACATACGGTGTGCAAGGCAGCACTGATCGTTCAGCGGTGATCAAAATCTTGCAGGACATAAAGGTGCCCTTTTTTACCCCTCGTTCGGGGGTTAAAATCCATGTGTCTGACCAGGACCTGCAAAATAGCAATTCTTCCGTTG ATGACTCCAGACTGGAAGAAATGAAGACCCAGCTGCCTTCCCCTGATTCTTCCCTGTTCAAACTCTGCCCTATTGACTTTGAAAAG GACGATGACACTAACTTCCACATGGACTTCATCGTAGCAGCATCCAACCTTAGAGCGGAGAACTACGACATTCCCCCCACTGACCGACACAAG AGCAAACTGATAGCTGGCAAGATCATTCCTGCCATCGCCACTACCACAGCTGCCGTGGTCGGCCTCGTGTGTCTGGAGCTCATCAAGATTGTCCAAGGACACAAGAAGCTGGAAACGTTCAAGAATGGCTTCATGAATTTGGCTCTGCCTTTCTTTGCCTTCTCTGAGCCCATTGCTGCTCCCCGACACAAG TACTATGAAATTGACTGGTCGCTGTGGGATCGGTTCGAGGTCACAGGCTTGCAGCCCAACGGAGAGGAGATGACACTCAGACAGTTCCTTGACTACTTCAAA AATGAGCATAAGTTGGAGATCACCATGCTTTCTCAGGGAGTGTCCATGCTCTACTCCTTCTTCATGCCTGCTGCCAAGCTCAAAGAGCGACTGGACCTACC GATGACGGAGATCGTGACGAAGGTGTCTAAGAAGAAGCTGGGAAAGCATGTGAAAGCCCTGGTGTTTGAGTTGTGCTGTAATGACTTGACCGATGAGGATGTGGAAGTGCCCTATGTCAGATACACCATCCGCTGA
- the arhgef3l gene encoding rho guanine nucleotide exchange factor (GEF) 3, like, protein MEVEEASETRTSSSALPGEMHFVHSDHAGKKRKQDPQPEAVIRVLENEEEDESEMMFDHMKDSEEPSNKRVKPVAKSNSLTGVLTPAKTPALKRIGQSISRSISFRTEARPLPPAHLRASPKASVFPRRRNSQCWSDTVESHDLTAKEIKRQEVIYELTQGERQLIDDLSLVKKVYYEPMLKLDIMTESELGQIFGTLDALIPLHQELLGRLERLRGSEKTVGEVGPTLMNWFPCLEAYVTYCCNQVGAKALLDQKKHEKRVEHFLRLCQESSFSRKLDLWNFLDLPRSRLVKYPLLLKEIQKCTPPDHPDEDTLPHALDLIQSVVSEVNKKTGEAECQFYRRFLNYSDESQRISEIQLSRFLYCHGELKNNKSQRLHVFLFELAFVLSRPGEDREGGQTFQVYRQPLSNALINLEEIPDGEAGGGGSFRGAFTGGNDKVRNCFRVSSRGRSKAQSYSLQANDSFSKQQWITCMRQAMVHARDKREQSSQSQLPVHADPDLYHIAELRLSSDAEMAEHTSR, encoded by the exons ATGGAAGTGGAGGAGGCTAGTGAAACGAGGACTTCCAG TTCTGCATTACCAGGAGAGATGCACTTCGTTCACTCGGACCACGCTGGG aagaagagaaaacaagaTCCCCAACCCGAAGCTGTAATCCGAGTCCTAGAG aatgaagaggaagatgaaagtGAAATGATGTTTGATCACATGAAAGACTCAGAG GAGCCCAGCAATAAAAGGGTCAAACCTGTGGCAAAATCCAACAGCCTAACGGGTGTTCTAACCCCAGCCAAGACCCCTGCTCTCAAACGCATCGGACAGTCTATTTCG CGGTCCATCAGTTTTCGCACGGAGGCTCGACCTTTGCCCCCGGCTCACCTGCGCGCATCCCCAAAGGCCTCGGTGTTTCCGCGCCGACGCAACAGCCAGTGTTGGAGCGACACTGTAGAGAGCCACGACCTCACCGCTAAGGAGATCAAGCGTCAAGAG GTTATCTATGAGTTGACGCAGGGAGAGAGACAACTTATTGATGACCTCAGTCTGGTCAAGAAG GTGTACTACGAGCCGATGCTGAAGCTGGACATCATGACGGAGAGTGAACTTGGACAGATCTTCGGTACCTTGGACGCCCTCATTCCTTTACATCAAG AGCTTCTGGGGCGTCTTGAGAGACTGAGGGGCTCGGAGAAGACGGTCGGAGAGGTGGGGCCCACTCTGATGAACTGG TTCCCATGTCTGGAGGCCTACGTAACGTACTGCTGCAACCAGGTGGGGGCTAAAGCTTTGCTGGACCAGAAAAAGCACGAGAAAAGAGTGGAGCACTTCCTGCGTCTGTGTCAGGAGTCGTCATTCAGCAGGAAACTGGACCTGTGGAACTTCCTCGATCTGCCTCGGAGCCGTTTGGTCAAATACCCCCTGTTGTTGAAGGAGATACAGAAGTGCACACCTCCAGATCACCCAGACGAGGACACGTTGCCTCATGCA CTGGACCTCATCCAGAGCGTCGTATCAGAGGTCAACAAAAAGACAGGAGAGGCGGAGTGTCAGTTTTACAGGCGGTTTCTCAACTACTCAGATGAGAGTCAAAGAATATCGGAGATCCAGCTGTCCCGCTTCCTCTACTGCCACGGAGAGCTCAAGAACAACAAGAGCCAG CGGCTGCACGTCTTCCTATTTGAGCTGGCTTTTGTGCTGAGCCGGCCAGGcgaagacagagagggaggtcAGACGTTCCAGGTGTACAGACAGCCTCTCTCCAATGCCTTAATAAATCTGGAGGAAATTCCAGATGGAGAGGCTGGTGGAGGAGGCAGCTTTAGGGGAGCCTTCACTGGAGGAAATGATAAAG TGAGGAACTGCTTCCGCGTGAGCAGCAGAGGACGCTCCAAAGCTCAGTCCTACAGCCTGCAGGCCAACGACTCCTTCTCCAAACAGCAGTGGATCACCTGTATGCGCCAAGCCATGGTTCACGCACGAGATAAGAGGGAGcagagcagccaatcacaactgCCCGTTCATGCCGATCCCGACCTTTATCACATAGCTGAGCTCAGGCTCAGCTCGGATGCGGAGATGGCCGAGCACACCAGCCGCTGA
- the usp21 gene encoding ubiquitin carboxyl-terminal hydrolase 21, giving the protein MPGASDANTEGSCEALCRTMVSQNGLQRETADISQSVLYTSLMGLLLITDNEEQLTLGSGRVGLRNIGNTCFLNSIVQCLSHTHGLRDYSLCKLYKQEKFSKEDAKLMEAFSQVLSGLWDGNEGDTVTNPRQLYILFKGAVPGFSDYSQQDAQEFLRFLLDKLHTEINRRPYSRRAGKEPEQINSGFRISEEGAAMWKKHLERDDSRIVDLFSGQLRSSLHCSLCSHHSNTFDVFCDLSLPIPKRRSAGEVRLKDCLDLFSQEEKLDKENSPMCERCNRHTECTKQLSIQRFPQVIVIHLNRFTMSRWSISKSTVYVSFPLTNLDLGPYGSVNCGPVLYDLYAICNHTGTVNMGHYTACCLDENGWCLYNDSSVTPVSESQLQTNQAYVLFYRRSNSTSTSTVKK; this is encoded by the exons ATGCCCGGCGCCAGCGATGCCAACACGGAGGGCTCTTGTGAGGCCCTGTGTCGGACCATGGTTTCTCAGAACGGCCTCCAGAGAGAGACGGCCGACATCTCCCAGTCGGTCCTCTACACTTCTCTGATGGGACTGCTTCTGATCACTGACAATGAG GAGCAGCTCACCTTAGGAAGCGGAAGGGTTGGCCTGAGAAACATAGGAAACACA TGTTTCCTGAATTCAATAGTACAATGTTTGTCTCACACACATGGCCTACGAGACTACAGCCTCTGCAAGCTCTACAAGCAGGAAAAGTTCTCTAAAGAGGATGCTAAGCTCATggaag CTTTCTCTCAGGTGCTGTCTGGCCTCTGGGATGGGAATGAAGGGGACACAGTGACGAACCCACGACAGCTTTACATTCTTTTTAAAGGAGCAGTGCCAGGCTTCAGTGATTACAG TCAGCAGGACGCTCAGGAGTTCCTCAGGTTCCTTTTGGATAAGCTGCACACAGAAATCAACCGCAGACCATATAGTCGACGAGCAGGAAAGGAGCCTGAACAAATAAACAGCGGATTTAG GATCTCAGAAGAGGGGGCTGCTATGTGGAAGAAGCACTTGGAGAGAGACGATAGCAGGATAGTCG ACCTGTTCTCAGGTCAGCTGCGGAGCTCACTGCATTGCTCATTGTGCTCCCACCACTCCAACACGTTCGATGTGTTCTGCGATCTGTCTTTGCCCATCCCCAAGAGGAGATCTGCCGGGGAGGTCAGGCTGAAGGACTGTCTGGACCTCTTCTCTCAGGAGGAGAAACTAGACAAGGAGAATTCACCG ATGTGTGAGAGGTGTAACAGACATACAGAGTGCACCAAGCAGCTGTCTATCCAGAGGTTTCCCCAGGTTATTGTCATCC ATCTGAATCGTTTTACCATGTCACGGTGGTCTATTAGTAAAAGCACAGTATATGTATCCTTCCCACTCACTAACCTGGACCTTGGGCCTTACGGATCTGTCAACTGCG GCCCAGTTCTGTATGATTTGTATGCAATATGTAACCACACCGGGACTGTGAACATGGGCCACTACACAGCCTGCTGTCTGGATGAAAATGGTTGGTGCCTCTACAATGACTCCAG CGTGACTCCAGTGTCTGAAAGCCAGCTGCAGACCAATCAGGCGTATGTACTTTTCTACAGGCGCAGCAACAGCACCTCCACCAGCACTGTCAAGAAATAA
- the LOC137904064 gene encoding rho-related GTP-binding protein RhoA-C-like — translation MAAIRKKLVIVGDGACGKTCLLIVFSKDQFPEVYVPTVFENYVADIEVDCKQVELALWDTAGQEDYDRLRPLSYPDTDVILMCFSVDSPDSLENIPEKWTPEVKHFCPNIPIILVGNKKDLRNDDHTRRELAKMKQEPVKYDEGKEMANRINAYGYQECSAKTKDGVREVFEMATRAALQTKRRSKKGICLVL, via the exons ATGGCTGCAATCAGGAAGAAGTTGGTGATAGTTGGGGATGGCGCTTGTGGAAAGACCTGTCTGCTCATCGTCTTCAGCAAAGACCAGTTCCCTGAGGTGTACGTCCCCACTGTGTTTGAGAACTATGTGGCTGACATTGAAGTGGATTGTAAACAG GTAGAGCTAGCGCTTTGGGATACAGCAGGTCAGGAGGACTACGACAGACTGAGGCCTCTTTCCTACCCCGACACGGACGTTATTCTCATGTGCTTCTCTGTAGACAGCCCTGATAGTTTAG AGAATATTCCTGAAAAATGGACCCCTGAAGTGAAACACTTCTGTCCAAATATTCCCATCATCCTGGTGGGTAATAAAAAAGATCTGCGCAATGATGACCACACCAGAAGAGAGCTTGCCAAAATGAAACAG GAACCAGTTAAATATGATGAAGGCAAAGAAATGGCCAACCGCATCAATGCCTACGGCTACCAAGAGTGCTCTGCCAAAACCAAAGATGGTGTGAGGGAAGTCTTTGAGATGGCAACAAGGGCAGCATTGCAGACTAAGAGGCGCTCCAAGAAGGGCATCTGCCTTGTGTTATAG